From one Branchiostoma floridae strain S238N-H82 chromosome 3, Bfl_VNyyK, whole genome shotgun sequence genomic stretch:
- the LOC118412511 gene encoding uncharacterized protein LOC118412511, whose protein sequence is MGNLHPEEEKTPLDVTDVDDPQDKDFRNYDFPFENLVIEGGGARGVAYVGALRVLESAGILQNIKRVAGVSAGAITATFVALGLSCADVAEQAEVDLGKILISGGYLQTLVKPVNLYRRYGWETGDGFYTFFGSILEKFTRKDGRPGNPDITFKQLYKMSGIELCIVVTNLDQMTEEYCHVKTTPNLPIRKAVRMSMSIPGLFQPVLTDYHGNKEFYVDGGVVCNYPLHSFDGWWLSMGEEDSFFHRLDDLAHLSRSFHRSNRFEPVNPKTIGLMLYSEDDTEQYQQVLCDRLTQEERLYEKKRPDTEAARAYQDKKTVETVEAMENRKKIRGLIDKFLTSLKGQNKDHTSTVSREELHRAFAEAGNNSLTDKEKEKLFGEAYSVDQLFDQMDANKDGEVCDVQIRFFIHTYFSHFCCICTLQPEKTSSFNQSLYEFLRYEICLFLATGFLILFIRK, encoded by the exons ATGGGGAATCTCCACCCAGAAGAAGAGAAGACACCGCTGGATGTCACTGATGTAGACGACCCGCAGGACAAGGACTTTAGAAACTATGACTTCCCGTTCGAGAACCTGGTTATAGAGGGTGGTGGGGCCAGAGGAGTGGCTTATGTTGGAGCTCTGCGG GTCCTGGAGTCTGCCGGAATCCTCCAGAACATCAAAAGAGTTGCCGGTGTGAGTGCGGGAGCCATCACTGCGACGTTCGTGGCGCTGGGACTCAGCTGTGCGGATGTGGCAGAGCAGGCTGAGGTGGATCTGGGCAAGATCCTCATCTCCG GAGGCTACCTACAGACCCTGGTCAAACCCGTCAATCTGTACAGGAGGTATGGCTGGGAAACTGGAGACGGGTTCTACACGTTCTTTGGAAGCATCCTGGAGAAGTTCACACGCAAGGATGGCCGCCCCGGGAACCCAGATATCACCTTCAAGCAG CTGTACAAGATGAGTGGGATAGAACTCTGCATTGTGGTGACGAACTTGGACCAGATGACAGAAGAATACTGCCACGTCAAGACCACCCCGAACCTCCCCATCCGCAAGGCTGTCAGGATGTCCATGTCCATTCCAG GACTGTTCCAGCCAGTGTTGACTGACTACCATGGAAACAAGGAGTTCTACGTTGACGGGGGTGTGGTCTGTAACTACCCACTTCACTCCTTCGATG GTTGGTGGCTCTCCATGGGGGAAGAAGATTCGTTCTTCCACAGACTGGATGACCTGGCCCACCTCAGTCGGAGCTTCCACCGTTCTAACCGCTTCGAGCCTGTCAACCCGAAAACGATCGGACTCATGTTG TATTCCGAAGACGACACTGAGCAGTACCAGCAAGTTCTCTGTGATCGTCTGACGCAGGAGGAAAGACTGTATGAGAAGAAGAGGCCTGACACTGAGGCAGCAAG GGCGTACCAAGACAAGAAGACTGTTGAAACAGTCGAGGCCATGGAGAACAGGAAGAAAATCCGGGGCCTCATCGACAAGTTTCTGACCAGTCTAAAGGGCCAAAACAAAGACCACACATCGACTGTTAGTAGGGAGGAGCTGCACAGGGCTTTTGCAGAG GCAGGAAACAACTCTCTGACTGATAAAGAAAAGGAGAAGCTCTTTGGGGAAGCATACTCCGTAGACCAACTCTTCGATCAAATGGACGCTAACAAAGATGGGGAGGTCTGTGATGTTCAAATTAgatttttcatacatacatatttctcacatttttgttgcatatgTACATTGCAACCAGAGAAAACTTCAAGCTTTAACCAAAGTTTGTACGAATTTCTGAGATATGAGATCTGTCTATTTCTAGCAACTGGCTTTTTAATATTATtcatccgaaaatag